The sequence GAGCATCAGGCAAGAAAACGCCGGTTCGCCATAGCCCGCAGCGTCTCGCCAAAGCCGCGCATCTCCAGCCACTGGCGCGTTTCGCCGCCAACGATCACATCCGCCTGGCGCAGCGCAGCTATCGTGGCCGCGCCGCTCAACTGCATCGCTACCTGCAATTCCAGCAGAAACCCGCGCACAAAGCTCTGCACCGACTCATAGCTCTCGCTGGCGGCCTTCAAGAACGGAAAGGCCATGCCCACAAGGGTCGCGCCCAGCGCCAACGCGCGCGCCGCATCCAGACCAGTACGCACGCCGCCCGTTGCGATCAAGGGCAGGCCCGCCACGCCTGCCTCGACCAGCGCAATCGGCGTTGGAATGCCCCAATCGCTGAAGACCTGTCCTAGATTGGCCGCAAGCTCATCGCCCCGCGACAGCGCGCGATAGGTCTCCATCACCGCCATGCTGCTGCCGCCCGCGCCGCCTACATCAATGGCCGCCACGCCGCAATCGCGCAGCATCAACGCCTGCTCCCGGCAGACGCCCGCGCCCGTCTCCTTGGCAATCACCGGCAGCCCGATTTCCTGGGTCAGCCTGCGCAGCGCGGCCCGACAGCCAACGGCGCGACGGTCTCCCTCTGGCTGTACGGCCTCCTGGGCAAAGTTCATATGCAGCGCCAGCGCGTTCGCGCCGATCATCTCGATAGCCCGGCGGGCATCTTCCACCTGGAAGGCCGGATGGCGCGGCTGAGCGATTAACTGGGGCGCGCCGATATTAGCGATCAAAAAAGCGTTGGGGGCGC is a genomic window of Ktedonobacterales bacterium containing:
- the fni gene encoding type 2 isopentenyl-diphosphate Delta-isomerase produces the protein MTEEVKQRKAEHVSVALQRDVAVPQPSSWQDARLIHQALPEVDLDEVDTSVAFLGKTLRAPIFISSMTGGHPDVAVINARLAQAAEEFGLAMGVGSQRAGIVSPDLAETYSVVRERAPNAFLIANIGAPQLIAQPRHPAFQVEDARRAIEMIGANALALHMNFAQEAVQPEGDRRAVGCRAALRRLTQEIGLPVIAKETGAGVCREQALMLRDCGVAAIDVGGAGGSSMAVMETYRALSRGDELAANLGQVFSDWGIPTPIALVEAGVAGLPLIATGGVRTGLDAARALALGATLVGMAFPFLKAASESYESVQSFVRGFLLELQVAMQLSGAATIAALRQADVIVGGETRQWLEMRGFGETLRAMANRRFLA